TACAGGGCCACGGCCGCCGCGCCGAAGACGATGGTGCGGGCCACGTTGCGCTTGCGGGTTCTCTCGGACATGGTCAACCTCCCAGGGTTTCGCTGTTGGGTCATCCGGCGGCCTCGCCCGCCCGTCCCGCCGGCCACGTCCAGGCCGAAAACGGGCACCGGGCAGCGCCTGGCCACCGCGTCGATGCCGATGGCCGGGTCGCACACCACGAAATCGATGCGCCGGCCGCCATGCACGATGGCCAGCACCGCCTCGGACGCCTTGCCCGAGGCCGTGACGTGCTCGAAGGCGATGCCGCGCTGTCTCGCCTTGTCCCCGAACCGCGCCGCGTCGCCGGCAACGCCGGCCGCGAAGCGCTCGCGTCGGGAAAGCCTGTCGCCATAGCGGGGCAGGGTGTCGACATAGGCCGCCAGGACCCCGAGCCCCAGCCGTTCGGCCACGCCCAGGGCGTAGGCGCCAAGGGCCGGGCTGGCGGTGCCCCCCCGGACCACCACCAGCACCTGGTGGGGACGTCCGGTACGCGTCGCTTCGGGGGTGTCCGTATCGGCCTGTTCCAACATCCCGTCTCCTCGCATTCGGGCGCTCGGCCCGTTTGCGTCCTCCAAAACAAATTGCATGCCAGGCTGGAAAAAGATCGTTTCATATTGATATTATTGGTGAAGATGTAAAAAGGGATATCCTGACTGACCGCTCGGTCAGTATTGCGAATTGCAACGTCCGGTGGCTCCGTCCCCGGCCCCGCCCCTGCGGTTCCGGCGCGCGGCCGGTTTTCGAGGCCTGTTTCAAATCGCAACGGACATCGTCCGGTGTTGCAATGCGCAACGACCATCCGGCTGGCCAAACGCGCGGCCATTTGCCCAGCCCCGCCTTTTGGCGCTAGATTGGCCGGCAACCGCCCCAACCAAGGAGAAGGCCATGTTTTTCGGCAGCAAGCCCCGACCGGCAGCGCCGCCGGCTCCGTCCGCCCCCACCAGCGAGGCCGGTGTCCTGGAAATGCTGCGCCGCGCCGTCACGGCGGCGAAACTCCCGCCCCAGGCCGCCGAGGCCGCCGGGCGCGAACTGGACAAGCTGGAAACCACCGACCCGGCCGTGGCCGAGTACGCCGTGGGCATCAACTACCTCGAATTTCTCCTGAAGCTTCCCTGGAACAACTGCACCCGCGACACCCTCGACCTGGCCCGGGCCCGCGAGGTCCTCGACGCCCGCCATCGGGGGCTTGCCATCGTCAAGGAACGCATCCTGGAATTTCTGGCCGCCAGGGCCCTGCGCGGCGCGGCCAAGCCCCAGGTCCTCGTGGTCGACGACGAGGAGATCGCCCGCGCCAACATGGCCCACGTGCTCGGCAAGGAAGGCTACGTCGTCCGCAGTGCCGCCGACGGCCTGGAAGCCCTGGACATCCTCGCCTCCGGTTTCGCCGCCGACGTGGTGGTCACGGATCTCAAAATGGAACGCCTGGACGGCATGGAGCTGTTGCGCCGGCTGCGCCGGGTGGCCCCGGACGCGGCCGTGGTCATGGTCACGGGCTTCGCCACCGTGGGCACGGCCGTGGAGGCGTTGCGGGCCGGGGCGGCCCATTACC
The sequence above is drawn from the Solidesulfovibrio sp. genome and encodes:
- a CDS encoding universal stress protein; the encoded protein is MLEQADTDTPEATRTGRPHQVLVVVRGGTASPALGAYALGVAERLGLGVLAAYVDTLPRYGDRLSRRERFAAGVAGDAARFGDKARQRGIAFEHVTASGKASEAVLAIVHGGRRIDFVVCDPAIGIDAVARRCPVPVFGLDVAGGTGGRGRRMTQQRNPGRLTMSERTRKRNVARTIVFGAAAVALYAAVFTHSELITNLSAKGGLYAVVPVVTVFLFSYVHGSFTGAFWSALGIEASKSAGASKTATAAATKRKDTRATAQINA